Proteins encoded in a region of the Actinomycetota bacterium genome:
- a CDS encoding acetamidase/formamidase family protein, which yields MPEVVFSVDQSKSMRDQAVPGHNRWHPDIPPAASVRPGSEFRVECREWTDAQLGNNDSANDVRDVDLTHAHMLSGPVEIQGAEPGDLLVVDILDLGPVPQETGPAPGQGWGYTGIFAKTNAGGFLTEYYPDAYKAIWDFHGQQATSRHLPGIRYTGITHPGLFGTAPS from the coding sequence ATGCCGGAAGTGGTCTTCAGCGTCGACCAGTCCAAGTCCATGCGCGACCAGGCCGTCCCCGGTCACAACCGCTGGCACCCCGACATCCCTCCCGCCGCCTCGGTGCGGCCCGGCAGCGAGTTCCGGGTCGAGTGCCGCGAGTGGACCGACGCCCAGCTCGGCAACAACGACTCGGCCAACGACGTCCGCGACGTCGACCTCACCCACGCCCACATGCTCAGCGGGCCCGTCGAGATCCAGGGCGCCGAACCCGGCGACCTGCTGGTCGTCGACATCCTCGACCTCGGCCCGGTCCCCCAGGAGACGGGGCCGGCCCCGGGCCAGGGCTGGGGCTACACCGGCATCTTCGCCAAGACCAACGCCGGCGGCTTCCTCACCGAGTACTACCCCGACGCCTACAAGGCGATCTGGGACTTCCACGGCCAGCAGGCCACCTCAAGGCACCTGCCCGGCATCCGCTACACCGGCATCACCCACCCCGGCCTGTTCGGCACCGCTCCCTCG
- a CDS encoding FmdB family zinc ribbon protein, translated as MTEYEYRCPACGPFTVRRSMGSATPSAACPACRREGRRQFSALPVRRVQAALAGALERQEASADHPEVVRKVPPRPVRRRAPADPRQAALPRR; from the coding sequence GTGACCGAGTACGAGTATCGCTGCCCGGCCTGCGGGCCGTTCACCGTCCGCCGCTCGATGGGGAGCGCCACCCCCTCCGCCGCCTGCCCGGCGTGCCGCCGGGAGGGCCGGCGCCAGTTCTCGGCCCTGCCGGTCCGCCGCGTCCAGGCGGCCCTGGCCGGCGCCCTGGAACGCCAGGAGGCCAGCGCCGACCACCCCGAGGTGGTGCGCAAGGTCCCGCCGCGGCCGGTCCGGCGGCGCGCCCCCGCCGACCCCCGCCAAGCCGCCCTGCCCCGCCGCTAG